A DNA window from Allokutzneria albata contains the following coding sequences:
- a CDS encoding GPW/gp25 family protein encodes MHIDHPLHFDHRGRTARTDHAGHVRDMIEQLLFTAPGERVNRPEFGCGLMELVFSPNSPELAAVLEATAHAALLQYLGDLIAVESFAVRAQDATLSVRLVYRLLVTGERRTEVFDGGGYR; translated from the coding sequence ATGCACATCGACCATCCACTGCACTTCGACCACCGAGGACGCACGGCGCGGACCGACCACGCCGGGCACGTCCGCGACATGATCGAGCAGCTGCTGTTCACCGCGCCGGGCGAGCGGGTCAACCGGCCGGAGTTCGGTTGCGGGCTCATGGAACTGGTCTTCTCGCCGAACAGCCCGGAGCTGGCCGCGGTGCTGGAGGCGACCGCGCACGCCGCGCTGTTGCAGTACCTCGGTGACCTGATCGCCGTGGAGTCCTTCGCGGTCCGGGCCCAGGACGCGACGTTGAGCGTGCGGCTGGTGTACCGGCTCCTCGTCACGGGCGAGCGCCGTACCGAAGTCTTCGACGGGGGTGGCTACCGATGA
- a CDS encoding phage baseplate assembly protein V, whose amino-acid sequence MTQTNGTEPMKYRGRYQGVVRNSLDPLNKGRLLVAVPEVLGNDPCVWANPSTPMATLAGGGVYMRGLEGAGVLVEFLDGNLDYPMWTGFWRGDATLDTPVAVKSANPKASVIVLATSAKNSIVIDDTPVAGGITLKVGLSEISLTDKGITLRCGASSIELSPAGQVSVNGPALTVL is encoded by the coding sequence ATGACGCAGACGAACGGCACCGAGCCGATGAAGTACCGCGGTCGCTACCAGGGCGTGGTGCGCAACAGCCTCGACCCGCTGAACAAGGGCCGCCTGCTGGTCGCGGTGCCCGAGGTGCTGGGCAACGATCCGTGCGTCTGGGCCAACCCGTCCACGCCGATGGCCACGCTCGCCGGTGGTGGTGTGTACATGCGGGGCCTGGAGGGCGCGGGTGTGCTGGTCGAGTTCCTCGACGGCAACCTCGACTACCCGATGTGGACGGGGTTCTGGAGGGGCGACGCCACGCTGGACACGCCGGTCGCGGTGAAGTCGGCCAACCCCAAGGCCTCGGTGATCGTGCTCGCCACCTCGGCCAAGAACTCCATCGTCATCGACGACACCCCGGTGGCGGGCGGGATCACGCTCAAGGTCGGGCTCTCGGAGATCTCGTTGACGGACAAGGGGATCACGCTCAGGTGCGGCGCGTCCTCGATCGAGCTCTCGCCCGCGGGACAGGTCAGCGTCAACGGTCCCGCGCTGACGGTGCTGTGA
- a CDS encoding putative baseplate assembly protein: MSSVDGRRVKLRASGRNGLDAVDVSADQRELTVLLFGETPEDLCKENFRILGGRRVKDVQITAMSSLGTEEPDLEDRIRLTVDRPGDFSTYTLVAVDAATGKPHPCFDPRYARIDFSFKQNCPTGLDCKPEPPGPPVERPTPTIDYLAKDYASFRQLMLDRLSLTVPQWTDRQFPDIGVTLVELLAYLGDQLSYRQDAVATEAYLDTARERISVRRHVRLMDYPMHDGCAARTSVHVSVKGTVELRRGDYRFIALHPDVLYGRHALREGDLVANKVPQHSYEVYRPLVDGDLVLREAHNRIPLWTWGGQDCFLPRGSTSATLKDDWADEKCERRLLSLEPGDLLLFEEVLGPNTGKEADADPARRQLVRLTSVEPSVDPLYCDQPLLEIAWAAEDALTFPLCLSSRGPDCCPVEDVSVARGNVVLVEHGRPTTWCDGKDEEICVPERPTETVCPERDGFGCDDQPMGVAAYPPIGTPFRVALKRSPVTQRAAFGDYEKIAEQQADILLRIPEQVRERVRELWAAVRDGRHLTKEEIAELTLVFGPKPLRRIHRNPLSTMVRLLSDFDELLHAKLRRVRLLARRARCGVVLDDGVVAEIEQSWNSADARSCKQIFGELAYQLHPDRSLFLGPAVTALRPDPRTALPDVVLTDGCHTWTPKRDLLGSSPYDKHFVGEVDDEGKLWLRFGDGVHGACPEPGSSLVAHYWIGNGSAGDVGREAITRVVCRDTDAGGITKVRNPLPARGGTDPEPLWQVRDRAPVEPRLRLLRAITPEDYAALAGQVPGVQRAAASLRWTGSWYEAQVGLDPVGAVEPSETLVDAVRDHLRRYRRIGHDLLVGPAKLIPLDIELEICVHADHVASHVQEAVVRAMRAFFHPDELTFGTPVRASALIAVAAAVPGVRGAWLTKFQRQFEPPGHELENGLMPMGDLEVPQLDNDLVRPENGVLKVRVGGGR, encoded by the coding sequence ATGAGTTCCGTGGACGGGCGTCGGGTGAAGCTCCGCGCGAGTGGCCGCAACGGTTTGGACGCCGTCGACGTCAGTGCGGACCAGCGCGAGCTGACCGTGCTGTTGTTCGGCGAGACGCCCGAGGACCTGTGCAAGGAGAACTTCCGGATCCTCGGCGGCAGGCGGGTCAAGGACGTCCAGATCACCGCGATGTCCTCGCTGGGAACGGAGGAACCGGACCTGGAGGACCGCATCCGGTTGACCGTGGACCGGCCGGGGGACTTCTCCACGTACACGCTCGTCGCGGTGGACGCGGCGACCGGTAAGCCGCACCCTTGCTTCGATCCTCGCTACGCGCGCATCGACTTCAGTTTCAAGCAGAACTGCCCGACGGGTCTGGACTGCAAGCCGGAACCGCCCGGTCCGCCGGTCGAGCGTCCCACACCGACCATCGACTACCTGGCCAAGGACTACGCGAGCTTCCGGCAGCTGATGCTGGACCGGCTCAGCCTCACCGTTCCACAGTGGACGGACAGGCAGTTTCCCGACATCGGCGTGACGCTGGTGGAACTGCTGGCTTACCTGGGCGATCAGCTCAGCTACCGGCAGGACGCGGTCGCGACCGAGGCGTACCTGGACACCGCCCGCGAGCGGATCTCGGTGCGCAGGCACGTGCGGTTGATGGACTACCCGATGCACGACGGCTGCGCGGCGCGGACCTCGGTCCACGTTTCCGTGAAGGGCACAGTGGAACTGCGGCGCGGTGACTACCGGTTCATCGCGCTCCACCCGGACGTGCTGTACGGCCGTCACGCGCTGCGCGAGGGGGACCTGGTCGCGAACAAGGTCCCGCAGCACTCCTACGAGGTCTACCGGCCGTTGGTGGACGGCGACCTCGTGCTCCGCGAGGCCCACAACAGGATTCCACTGTGGACCTGGGGTGGTCAGGACTGCTTCCTTCCCCGGGGAAGCACGTCGGCGACCCTCAAGGACGACTGGGCGGACGAGAAGTGCGAGCGACGCCTGCTCTCGCTGGAGCCCGGCGATCTGCTGCTGTTCGAGGAGGTCCTGGGGCCGAACACGGGGAAGGAAGCCGACGCCGATCCGGCCAGGCGCCAGCTCGTCCGGCTGACCTCCGTCGAACCGTCGGTCGATCCGCTCTACTGCGACCAGCCGCTGCTGGAGATCGCGTGGGCTGCCGAGGACGCCCTGACCTTCCCGCTCTGCTTGTCCAGCAGGGGACCGGACTGCTGCCCCGTCGAGGACGTGAGCGTCGCGCGCGGCAACGTGGTCCTGGTCGAGCACGGCCGCCCGACCACTTGGTGCGACGGCAAGGACGAGGAGATCTGCGTTCCGGAGCGGCCGACCGAGACGGTCTGCCCGGAGCGCGACGGCTTCGGCTGCGACGACCAGCCGATGGGGGTCGCGGCGTACCCACCGATCGGCACGCCGTTCCGGGTCGCGCTGAAGCGGTCGCCGGTGACGCAGCGCGCGGCCTTCGGCGACTACGAGAAGATCGCCGAGCAGCAGGCCGATATCCTCCTGCGCATCCCCGAGCAGGTGCGCGAGCGTGTCCGCGAACTGTGGGCCGCCGTCCGCGACGGGCGTCACCTCACCAAGGAGGAGATCGCCGAGCTGACCCTGGTCTTCGGGCCGAAGCCGCTGCGGCGCATCCACAGGAACCCGCTGTCCACAATGGTCAGACTATTGTCGGACTTCGACGAGCTGCTGCACGCGAAGCTGCGCCGGGTGCGGTTGCTCGCCCGACGCGCCCGCTGCGGCGTGGTGCTCGACGACGGTGTGGTCGCGGAGATCGAGCAGTCCTGGAACAGCGCTGACGCTCGATCCTGCAAGCAGATCTTCGGTGAACTCGCATACCAGCTCCACCCCGACCGCTCGCTGTTCCTGGGCCCAGCAGTCACCGCGCTTCGCCCTGACCCGAGGACCGCGCTGCCGGACGTGGTGCTGACCGATGGCTGTCACACGTGGACGCCGAAGCGCGATCTGCTCGGCAGCAGCCCGTATGACAAGCACTTCGTCGGCGAGGTGGACGACGAGGGCAAGCTGTGGCTGCGATTTGGCGACGGCGTGCACGGGGCGTGTCCGGAACCCGGCAGTTCACTCGTGGCGCACTACTGGATCGGCAACGGCAGCGCGGGCGACGTCGGCCGCGAGGCGATCACCCGCGTCGTCTGCCGCGACACGGACGCCGGGGGAATCACCAAGGTGCGCAACCCGTTGCCTGCTCGCGGCGGCACCGATCCCGAACCCCTTTGGCAGGTCAGGGATCGCGCTCCGGTCGAGCCGCGGCTGAGGTTGCTGCGCGCGATCACCCCGGAGGACTACGCGGCGCTGGCCGGGCAGGTCCCCGGGGTGCAGCGCGCGGCGGCGAGCCTGCGGTGGACAGGGAGCTGGTACGAGGCGCAGGTCGGACTCGATCCGGTCGGGGCGGTGGAACCTTCGGAGACGCTGGTCGACGCGGTTCGCGATCACCTCCGCCGGTACCGCCGCATCGGCCACGATCTCCTCGTCGGACCGGCGAAACTCATTCCGCTGGACATCGAGCTGGAGATCTGCGTGCACGCCGACCACGTCGCCTCGCACGTGCAGGAGGCCGTGGTGCGGGCGATGCGCGCGTTCTTCCACCCCGACGAGCTCACCTTCGGCACGCCGGTCCGAGCCAGCGCGCTGATCGCCGTCGCCGCGGCGGTTCCCGGAGTGCGGGGCGCGTGGCTGACCAAGTTCCAGCGGCAGTTCGAGCCGCCCGGCCACGAGCTGGAGAACGGCCTCATGCCCATGGGCGACCTGGAGGTCCCGCAGCTCGACAACGATCTCGTCCGGCCGGAGAACGGCGTGCTCAAGGTGCGCGTTGGGGGTGGCAGATGA